gtgttttgtttagaatatttttgttgatttttgaaaaaatttaggtaTCTTTGTATTGTGCACAGAGAGCTTAATACTTATGAATTACTAGCTACAATTTAGGTATGCGAACTGGTTTTttatattattgattttcctggCTCGCGTGATTAATATCAAATAATACCCAATAATCCTATAAACCACAATttatttctcagattttcaaaaactaatatttaGTTTCATGAAACCTCTTCACACTTTCCAAAAGATGTCTCTGAGCAACCcgtattgattgattttcagtCTTCCCGTCCTCAATACTTTGAATCGTTTCCACAATTGCAGCCATTCCAGCGTTAGAAATTATGGAGAATAGTTGTGCACCGGACATTTTTTCGTCAACTTTACTTGCCTGAAAAtgcaaagtttatttttagttgaaaaaaattttctaacgcttcaaaaaaaagaactcaCAATTTCTCTCAAATCAACATCCTCTTcgaatctcatttttcttgagACTGCTTCCAAAATCTTAGTCTTCGACTCTACATCTTCACCAGGCTTCACCTCAACCAGCTTATCAAATCTTCCAGGAGTCATTAGAGAATTATCCAGCAAATCTGGACGATTCGTAGCTCCCATTACAAAAACTTTAGTTAGTGGGGAGTTATGAAGTTTGTCTAGCTCCGCGAGCAGTTGAGATACAATTCTGTCAATGACCCCTCCAGAATCTCCATTCCTTCCGCGATTCGGAGCCAAACTGTCGATTTCGTCAAAGAAAATTACGCACGGAGAAGCTTGTTTAGCTCTTTCGAAGACTTTCCGCAGGTTCTCTTCACTTTGTCCCACGTATTTATTGAGAAGTTCTGGACCTTTAACTGATAAGAATGCAATTTTAAACTCCGTTGCCACTGCCTTAGCAATGAGAGTTTTTCCGCAACCAGGGGAGCCATAAAGTATAATTCCAGATCTTTTAAGAGCTCTTGAGCCAAATAAATTTGTGCGGATACTTTCCAGGACGGTCTGTTTCGTCTCTTCGAGACCTCCAACATCTTCCCATCGTACATTTGGAATCTGCAatgaaaatgtgcaatttgaaaataaatttagattttttcaaagttaaaattaactctgaatttttttttcataaatttaacatatttttttctggaaattaaataaaagcAAAGTATCGTCTGTGAGTATTTGTTCAAATTGCCAGAAACCAGTCTCCGAGagtgattttccaaattcttttcaattatttttttcaattttgcaaataaaaatactgaattatttttgaaaacaaatttttaaaaattccatagATTTTCTAAACAACAATattctttttgataaaaagcaCTACTCCCATAGAAAAAATGCTCACCTTTGGTGCTCCAATAGCAtctgcaaaattcgaattcctcttATCAATCAAATCCTCATAAACTTTCTCTTCCTTCTCCTCGATTTTCACtttcttcccatttttcaCGAGCTTTTCCAACTCTGCCAACGTAAACCCAGATGTCTTCTTTGCGACGTGATTTGCGAGTTTCTCGTTCAAATAATATTGAAGCCACGTTTTCCGATCATTTTCATCCATAAACTCTGCTGAAAAGGTGTAAAGCGCAAGGTTCTTTACGTTGGCGGGCATGGAGGACATCGTATCCGTGTTGCACGAGAATATGACTGTGATTTTGGATGGTTCAGATAATTTCTGTTCCATGTACTGTAAGATACGGCGGTCTGAAATTAAGTTGAATTGTAAACGAAaggtaaaatgtttttgaaacattgaaagtttggaaattttgtatgAAAGTTTggcattgattttttcgtatttttttaaatagtacaatgtgatgaaaaaaaaaaggttttctaaatttttcaatacaaaatttctaaaattttcattaaaacatttttgacttCCTGATGTCCGAGGTAAAATTgtgttggggtactgtaaaagtactgtagtttttctagaaacttctgtgaatttttgaaaagctaaCTATTAGGaagacttgaaaaattaaaaattaaaaacttctaGAAGGAACTGgaatattc
This is a stretch of genomic DNA from Caenorhabditis elegans chromosome V. It encodes these proteins:
- the prx-6 gene encoding Peroxisomal ATPase PEX1 (Confirmed by transcript evidence) → MVCREEFFKFYFRILFSKNEAKRIRKLLWNEEVELKIVVDQSGASINTLSIHPVTCWSLGILDSQLVKTSFTITTDHGKSSNIERVMKVQTSTSVKIGSLRISRCDVFNLFGPDLVKNVAVDNITPNFKFHETPIPISEDAKLSLMRQPSVAKNIRLEKHHLKQILKSANVFYKNDVIRITNYNAYTDKTTHLFYKLDVSSSPCIMDSSTAVYETSAVSQSLPFSNFLLKNSLTSSMRTTVFRMTQIYSAQKTISKKALVLLVTGASGSGKRLMSRVFASETHRNFFEVDGYEMVCENASTSEAKWTSWWEKAKLLQNCVLFIRNSNVLAIDQFNALDRRILQYMEQKLSEPSKITVIFSCNTDTMSSMPANVKNLALYTFSAEFMDENDRKTWLQYYLNEKLANHVAKKTSGFTLAELEKLVKNGKKVKIEEKEEKVYEDLIDKRNSNFADAIGAPKIPNVRWEDVGGLEETKQTVLESIRTNLFGSRALKRSGIILYGSPGCGKTLIAKAVATEFKIAFLSVKGPELLNKYVGQSEENLRKVFERAKQASPCVIFFDEIDSLAPNRGRNGDSGGVIDRIVSQLLAELDKLHNSPLTKVFVMGATNRPDLLDNSLMTPGRFDKLVEVKPGEDVESKTKILEAVSRKMRFEEDVDLREIASKVDEKMSGAQLFSIISNAGMAAIVETIQSIEDGKTENQSIRVAQRHLLESVKRFHETKY